A genomic region of Papaver somniferum cultivar HN1 chromosome 7, ASM357369v1, whole genome shotgun sequence contains the following coding sequences:
- the LOC113297763 gene encoding cell wall integrity protein scw1-like, with protein MSGPGIHPYHQHHHHQQQWPPAPPPVPPPVENLNRTPPEEVRTIFISGLPEDVKERELQNLLRWLPGYEASQVNFKGEQPMGFALFTNSHFALSAREALQEMVFDAESKSVLHTEMAKKNLFVKRGVVADASSFDQSKRLRTGGDYTHTGYASPSPFHPPPPPPVWGHQGYMAPPPPPYDPYGGYPVPPLAMTAPAPLLPPGGYAPVQNTKDNPPCNTLFIGNLGENTVEEELRGIFSVRPGFKQMKMLRQERNTVCFIEFEDVGNAVNVHQTLQGAVIPSSGRGGMRIQYSKNPFGKRKDGIAGSSTPEANGSNYQQ; from the exons ATGTCTGGTCCTGGTATTCATCCTTATCAccaacaccaccatcatcaacaacaatggcCACCTGCACCGCCACCAGTTCCTCCGCCAGTCGAAAACCTTAATCGTACCCCTCCTGAAGAa GTTCGCACCATATTCATATCTGGTTTACCAGAAGATGTAAAAGAAAGGGAATTGCAAAATTTATTAAGATGGTTACCTGGTTATGAAGCATCTCAAGTGAACTTCAAAGGAGAACAGCCGATGGGTTTTGCTTTATTTACTAATTCCCACTTTGCTCTTAGTGCTAGAGAGGCTTTGCAG GAGATGGTTTTTGATGCAGAATCTAAGTCTGTTTTGCATACTGAGATGGCAAAGAAGAATCTTTTTGTCAAAAGAG GTGTTGTTGCTGATGCAAGTTCTTTTGACCAAAGTAAACGCTTGAGAACTGGTGGTGATTACACACATACAGGTTATGCAAGTCCATCTCCTTTTcaccctcctcctcctccacctgTTTGGGGACACCAAGG GTACATGGCTCCACCCCCTCCACCATATGATCCTTATGGAGGATACCCCGTGCCTCCATTAGCGATGACTGCACCAGCCCCTCTACTGCCACCCGGTGGTTATGCACCAGTCCAG AACACAAAAGATAACCCTCCTTGCAACACTCTCTTTATTGGGAATCTTGGAGAAAATACAGTGGAGGAAGAGTTGAGGGGAATTTTTAGCGT GCGACCTGGGTTTAAGCAAATGAAGATGTTGAGGCAGGAAAGGAATACTGTCTGTTTCATTGAATTTGAG GACGTTGGTAATGCTGTTAATGTGCACCAGACTTTGCAAGGTGCTGTTATCCCGAGCTCTGGACGCGGCGGAATGCGAAtaca ATATTCGAAAAACCCCTTTGGGAAGCGGAAGGATGGGATTGCAGGCAGCAGTACACCCGAAGCTAATGGGTCCAATTACCAGCAGTAG